The following are from one region of the Candidatus Hydrogenedentota bacterium genome:
- a CDS encoding outer membrane protein transport protein, with protein sequence MAKLYFIALSRRMLGITLLAITVLSALTVQASEGVFLLGNDAQQLGRASSGVASPRSAYWSYMNPASIVELDRRLDLNWYTVFTDVELNPRGVIGNRFDGKLESDIIANIVSTGFIWPLETGTLGGGIFIPSGSGVDYPYSRTWLSQILGANCDRRLGYQHIRGVLAYGYEFDNGWAVGLGLHGSLSRFRTDHLTLNLRAAQENHEWDEAWGAGFGLGIYKRWEKWAWGINYTSRHWTKAMDKYGDLLSSALDTPRTVQTGLAYTVSPKLELTLDYKWLNWEGIPTYGGDLMTKGGFMWKDQHGVKAGVEWKAHEKWTLMAGYAFTTTPIQEDHVFLSALVPVTVEHHWTAGFTHKFNDRNEIHLVGIWAPHHRMRDTGRGNEPFSLLGKGSTLSAGALSVALGYSYLF encoded by the coding sequence ATGGCAAAACTGTATTTTATTGCTTTGTCAAGGCGCATGCTGGGAATTACGCTCCTTGCCATTACCGTGCTTTCCGCCTTGACCGTCCAGGCCAGTGAGGGGGTCTTTCTGCTGGGCAACGACGCGCAGCAGTTGGGCCGCGCCTCAAGCGGTGTGGCCAGTCCGCGAAGCGCCTACTGGAGCTACATGAACCCGGCCTCCATTGTGGAATTGGACCGCCGCCTTGACTTGAACTGGTACACCGTCTTTACGGATGTCGAACTTAACCCGCGCGGCGTCATCGGCAACCGGTTTGACGGCAAACTGGAGTCGGACATCATCGCCAACATCGTGTCCACCGGATTCATCTGGCCCCTGGAAACGGGCACCCTGGGCGGCGGCATCTTTATCCCGAGCGGGTCCGGGGTGGATTACCCTTATTCACGGACCTGGCTGAGCCAGATACTCGGGGCAAATTGCGACCGGCGGCTGGGCTACCAGCACATTCGCGGCGTGCTCGCCTATGGCTATGAGTTTGACAATGGCTGGGCGGTCGGCCTGGGCCTGCACGGTTCCCTGTCGCGGTTCCGCACGGACCATCTCACCCTGAACCTGCGCGCCGCGCAGGAAAACCATGAGTGGGATGAGGCCTGGGGCGCGGGCTTCGGACTGGGCATATATAAGCGATGGGAAAAGTGGGCCTGGGGTATCAACTACACCTCGCGCCACTGGACCAAGGCCATGGACAAATACGGGGACCTGCTTAGCTCCGCCCTGGACACCCCGCGCACAGTGCAGACGGGTCTGGCGTACACTGTCAGCCCGAAACTGGAACTCACCCTGGACTACAAATGGCTGAACTGGGAGGGCATCCCCACCTACGGCGGCGACCTGATGACCAAGGGCGGGTTCATGTGGAAGGACCAGCACGGGGTGAAGGCCGGCGTGGAATGGAAGGCCCACGAAAAATGGACCCTCATGGCCGGGTACGCCTTCACCACCACCCCCATCCAGGAAGACCATGTCTTCCTCAGCGCCCTGGTGCCGGTAACCGTCGAGCACCACTGGACGGCGGGCTTCACCCACAAGTTCAATGACAGGAACGAGATACACCTGGTAGGCATTTGGGCGCCCCACCACCGCATGCGGGACACGGGCCGGGGCAACGAGCCCTTCTCCCTGCTGGGCAAGGGCAGCACCCTGAGCGCGGGCGCCCTCTCCGTGGCGCTGGGATACAGTTACCTGTTCTGA
- a CDS encoding TraR/DksA C4-type zinc finger protein: MLSKVELKKFEKLLLEERDKLTGSIRSIEHASRTESGRDNGGDLTSYAEKGTDSFEMETALNIASGESERLMDINDALQRIKSGTYGVCEGSGKSIPKKRLEVFPAARYCIEYQEELEREQSSRRF; the protein is encoded by the coding sequence ATGTTGAGTAAGGTCGAACTGAAAAAGTTTGAAAAGTTACTGCTGGAAGAGCGGGACAAACTCACAGGAAGCATTCGGAGCATTGAACACGCCTCCCGCACGGAGTCGGGCCGCGACAATGGCGGAGACCTGACCAGTTACGCGGAAAAGGGCACGGACAGTTTCGAGATGGAGACCGCACTGAACATCGCCAGTGGCGAGTCGGAACGGCTCATGGACATCAATGACGCCCTCCAGCGCATAAAGAGCGGGACCTATGGTGTCTGCGAGGGCAGCGGGAAGTCCATTCCAAAAAAACGCCTGGAAGTCTTTCCGGCAGCCCGTTACTGCATTGAATACCAGGAAGAGCTGGAGCGCGAGCAAAGCAGCCGCCGCTTTTAG
- a CDS encoding S1 RNA-binding domain-containing protein, translated as MIEARFLEMIAAEVGAGTAQVAAAVELLDRGGAVAFIAHYRKDATGGLDERRLEIIEQRNLQFTALSNRRDAARANVDALGRMTESLSAALEACSDPLTLEDLYLPFKKQKHTKAALAAQRGLEPFADYLWVQIPHPGPVEFVVEQYVCPERQVLSVEEALEGARHIVAERIASDAEVRRMVRAALRGRALFTATATKYLGAQRDRYTAYFDYAKPLGKVGATDLLAVMRGMKIGVLRVELVLEEEPVLAAITARFVKDPESSFAPEITAAAHDAYRRLLRVELEEQVLAEARRAADEALVRELRGQVEAALMSQPAGPVPVLAVHAEREGGASLAALDARGGVLETATAVNGPDSAENSLESILPALLERHGIGIVAVGNSGAGRQTGRKVQNMLRGRRAHSAHLLHVPEAGLSAYAQSPLAEKELPEMETALRAAVSLGRRCQDPLFEMIKIEPRALAVGPHTREVNQRLLQEALFRTVEYCVCRVGVDLNTAPVHALRYVCGMQMGAAQNLAAEREKNGGFKNRAQLLSVSGIGEKTQHHCAAFLRVTGGDQPLDATRIHPEAYEAVGAALAAAGLDSASLPFGGTVDSLDFSSAASPFFGERTRADWRRELAEPWTDPRGRYQAPAPRPRRQEPDLAAVQEGAVVEGKITNIASFGVFVDFGAGKEGLIHLSELAAGFVRDANEVVKVGDVVKARVMRVDAESRRISLSIRALLPPPERIAQDDTAQRGVGQRTGFRDAREPRRDGPQEDRQGGRRRPASADGRDRHRDNAPDKRRAPSRSNDQQSAPPRSSGGELMNTLLSDQLAALRDKLLSE; from the coding sequence ATGATCGAAGCACGCTTTCTCGAAATGATTGCCGCGGAGGTTGGCGCGGGCACCGCGCAGGTGGCCGCCGCGGTGGAACTGCTTGACCGGGGCGGGGCGGTGGCGTTTATCGCGCACTACCGAAAAGACGCCACAGGGGGGCTTGACGAGCGGCGGCTCGAAATCATCGAGCAGCGGAACCTCCAGTTCACGGCGCTGAGCAACCGGCGCGACGCGGCGCGGGCGAACGTGGACGCCCTCGGGCGCATGACGGAGTCCCTCTCCGCCGCGCTGGAGGCATGCTCCGACCCGCTCACGCTGGAGGACCTGTACCTCCCGTTCAAGAAGCAGAAACACACCAAGGCGGCCCTGGCCGCGCAGCGCGGTCTGGAACCCTTCGCGGATTATCTCTGGGTCCAAATTCCCCACCCCGGACCTGTCGAGTTCGTCGTCGAGCAGTATGTCTGCCCCGAGCGGCAGGTGCTGTCGGTTGAGGAGGCCCTGGAGGGCGCGCGGCATATTGTCGCCGAGCGCATCGCCAGCGACGCGGAGGTGCGGCGCATGGTCCGCGCGGCCCTGCGCGGGCGCGCGCTGTTCACCGCCACCGCCACCAAGTACCTGGGCGCGCAGCGCGACCGCTACACGGCCTATTTCGACTACGCCAAACCCCTCGGCAAGGTGGGCGCCACGGACCTGCTGGCCGTCATGCGGGGCATGAAAATCGGCGTGCTGCGGGTGGAGCTGGTTCTGGAAGAGGAACCGGTGCTGGCCGCCATCACGGCGCGCTTTGTGAAGGACCCGGAAAGCTCTTTCGCGCCGGAGATCACGGCGGCGGCACACGACGCCTACCGGCGCCTGCTCCGGGTGGAACTGGAGGAGCAGGTGCTGGCCGAGGCGCGGCGCGCCGCCGACGAGGCGCTGGTGAGGGAACTGCGCGGACAGGTGGAGGCCGCCCTGATGTCCCAACCCGCCGGGCCCGTGCCCGTGCTGGCCGTTCACGCGGAACGGGAGGGCGGCGCCTCCCTCGCCGCGCTGGACGCCCGGGGGGGTGTGCTTGAAACGGCAACGGCCGTCAACGGCCCGGACTCCGCCGAAAATTCTCTTGAATCAATCCTGCCCGCGCTGCTCGAACGGCACGGCATCGGGATTGTCGCCGTCGGAAACAGCGGGGCGGGGCGCCAGACGGGCCGCAAGGTGCAGAACATGCTCCGGGGCCGCCGGGCACACTCCGCACATCTGCTGCATGTGCCTGAGGCGGGCCTGAGCGCCTATGCCCAGTCGCCTCTTGCGGAGAAGGAGCTTCCCGAAATGGAGACGGCCCTTAGGGCCGCCGTCTCTCTCGGAAGACGCTGCCAGGACCCGCTTTTCGAAATGATCAAGATTGAGCCCCGCGCCCTCGCCGTCGGCCCCCATACCCGCGAGGTGAACCAGCGTCTCCTGCAGGAGGCCCTTTTCCGGACGGTGGAGTACTGCGTCTGCCGCGTCGGGGTGGACCTGAACACCGCCCCCGTGCACGCGCTGCGGTATGTGTGCGGCATGCAGATGGGCGCCGCGCAGAACCTGGCCGCCGAGCGCGAGAAGAACGGGGGCTTCAAAAACCGCGCCCAGTTGCTCTCCGTGTCCGGCATAGGCGAAAAAACCCAGCATCACTGCGCGGCATTCCTGCGTGTGACCGGCGGGGACCAGCCCCTGGACGCGACGCGCATCCATCCCGAGGCGTATGAGGCGGTGGGCGCCGCGCTGGCCGCGGCGGGGCTCGATTCCGCCTCGCTTCCCTTCGGCGGGACGGTGGACTCACTGGATTTCTCCAGTGCGGCCTCCCCCTTCTTCGGGGAGCGCACCCGGGCGGACTGGCGCCGGGAACTGGCCGAACCCTGGACCGATCCCCGGGGCCGCTATCAGGCGCCCGCGCCGCGCCCGCGCCGTCAGGAACCCGACTTGGCGGCGGTCCAGGAAGGCGCCGTGGTTGAGGGAAAAATCACCAATATCGCCAGTTTCGGCGTGTTCGTGGACTTTGGCGCCGGCAAGGAGGGCCTCATCCACCTCTCCGAGCTGGCGGCCGGCTTTGTGCGCGACGCCAATGAGGTGGTGAAGGTGGGTGATGTGGTCAAGGCCAGGGTCATGAGGGTGGACGCCGAGTCCCGGCGGATTTCCCTCTCGATTCGCGCTTTGCTGCCTCCGCCCGAACGGATCGCACAGGACGACACCGCACAGCGGGGTGTCGGGCAGCGGACCGGTTTTCGGGATGCAAGGGAACCCCGCCGGGACGGTCCCCAGGAGGACAGGCAGGGCGGCCGCAGAAGGCCCGCATCGGCCGACGGACGGGACAGGCACAGGGACAACGCCCCCGACAAGCGCCGCGCACCGTCACGTTCTAATGACCAGCAGTCCGCCCCGCCGCGCAGTTCCGGCGGCGAATTGATGAACACCCTGCTTTCAGACCAGTTGGCCGCGCTTCGGGACAAACTCTTGTCCGAATAA
- a CDS encoding TIGR03915 family putative DNA repair protein, which translates to MADTDVLYLYGGGFEGFLCACAEAHALGARRPVVESADRSDGWLMETVTVPPDPDRARRLAGRLALAGGGATMDEVCRCFLAETPGAESALAAFILLTLERGRCVLGMRQDPSVREVRALAQRVGFEAHRLCGLLRFSELGDGTLYARCSPDHNVLLPLAAHFQARLPREQWVIHDVNRGVAVLWDGAELLPATAPYPGDMPLSDAEETFRQLWRQFTRTISVAERTNPALQRKLMPRRYWTHLVERPEG; encoded by the coding sequence ATGGCGGACACGGACGTTTTATATTTGTACGGCGGGGGATTCGAGGGTTTCCTGTGCGCCTGCGCCGAGGCCCATGCGCTGGGTGCGCGGCGCCCGGTTGTCGAGTCCGCCGACCGGTCCGACGGCTGGCTGATGGAGACGGTGACCGTGCCGCCGGACCCGGACCGTGCGCGGCGGCTGGCGGGGCGACTGGCGCTTGCGGGGGGCGGTGCCACAATGGATGAGGTCTGCCGCTGTTTTCTGGCGGAGACACCGGGCGCGGAAAGCGCGCTGGCGGCGTTCATCCTGCTGACCCTGGAAAGGGGGCGATGCGTGCTGGGCATGCGGCAGGACCCGTCGGTCCGGGAGGTGCGTGCCCTGGCGCAGCGGGTAGGCTTCGAGGCGCACCGGCTATGCGGGCTCCTCCGCTTCTCGGAACTCGGTGACGGGACGCTCTACGCGCGGTGCAGCCCGGACCACAATGTGCTGCTTCCCCTGGCCGCCCATTTCCAGGCGCGGCTCCCCCGTGAGCAGTGGGTCATCCATGATGTGAACCGGGGTGTCGCCGTGCTTTGGGACGGCGCGGAGCTGCTGCCCGCAACGGCGCCCTACCCCGGGGACATGCCCCTGTCCGACGCGGAGGAGACCTTCCGGCAACTGTGGCGGCAATTCACCCGGACCATTTCCGTGGCTGAAAGGACCAATCCCGCGCTCCAGCGCAAATTGATGCCGCGCCGCTACTGGACCCACCTGGTGGAACGTCCGGAAGGCTGA